From the genome of Elusimicrobiota bacterium:
AAATTGTAAGACGTAAAGGCGTTGTATTTGTGATATGCAAAAATCCAAAACATAAGCAGAGACAAGGCTAGAAAAACCGCAGAACAGACGCGGAACATAAACACGAAACTGACACGGAATAATTCTGCTTCAGTTCCGTGTAGAAGTTCTGTGTCAGTTCAGCGTGAGAGCGGAGTGAACAATGGCACGAATAGCAG
Proteins encoded in this window:
- the rpmJ gene encoding 50S ribosomal protein L36, which codes for MKVRSSVKPICKKCKIVRRKGVVFVICKNPKHKQRQG